A stretch of DNA from Bacillus sp. NP157:
GCAAACCGGGTGATCGCCGCCCCGCCGTCCTTGCCGGCGCGGCCACCCGCGAGGCGCAGGTCGAGCAGGCGCTGGGTGGCGAACAGCGACAGGCCGGCAGAGGCCCGGTCTAGGTCGTCCCAGTCGAAGCGGCTATCCGCCTCCAGCACTTCGCGCTCGGTGAAGCCGAGCCGACGAGCCATGGCCCGCAGCGCATCGGCGGCTTCGAGCACCAGCAGTTCTTCGCCGACCAGCAGGTACACCGGCGCCATGCGGTCGCCCGCAAGGTGCTTGTGCCACTGGCCGGGTTGCATGGGCACCTGGCGACGCGCTTAGTGGGCGGCCGGCGCCGGGGCGACGTCGGCGGCCGGCGGATGGTTACGGGCGGCCTGCAGGCGGAACAGGATCGACTGCACCATGTCGCCGATCAGGCTGCGCTGCAGTTCGTCGGTCTGTGCCGCGGTGCCGATCGAGTTGGTCGCGTCGTAGCTGAACTCACGCGACATGTCGACCTGCTGCGGGGCCACCAGCAAGGTGCCGTCCGGCGACTTCGCGTTGAATTCGACGTGGTAGCGCACCGCGTATTCGGTCACGCGTGCCGTGCCGCTCACGGTCAGCGAGTCGGTACGGAACGTGTTGCTGGTGATCGCCAGCTCGGCAATGCCGGCGCCCGGCTTGTCCACCACCGTGGCATTGGAATTTTCCAGCGCACGCGACAGCTCGCGCTCCAGGCGCCCGCCACCGACCACGGTGAGGTGCACCTTCTGCATGCCCTCGGGCAGGTCCGCCGTCTGGCGCAGATGGAATCCGCAGCCGCCAAGCAAGGCGGTGGCGGCAACGACCAGGGCGATACGGAAGGCGTTCGGGCTCATGGTTATCCTGCGACGATGTTGACGATCTTGCCGGGCACGACGATCACCTTGCGCACGGTAAGGCCTTCCAGCTGGGCAGCCACCACGGGCAGGGCCCGGGCCTGGGCCTCGGCATCTTCCTTCGATGCGTTGGCCGGCAGCTCGATGGTAGCGCGAAGCTTGCCATTTACCTGCACGGCATAGGTCAGCGAGTCACGGACCAGTGCGCCGGGGTCGACCGCCGGCCAGCCAGCGTCCTCGACCACGGTCTCCGCATGGCCGAGCGCCTGCCACAGGGCATGCGACACGTGCGGCGTGAACGGGTTGATCAGCTGGACCACGGCGCTGAAGGCTTCCTGGCGCAGGGCCACGCCTTCTTCGCTGGCGTCGTCGAACTTGTTCAGGGCATTCAGCAGCTCCATCAGCGCGGCGATCGCCGTGTTGAAGGACTGGCGGCGGCCGATGTCGTCGGTCACCTTCTGGATCGTCTCGTGCAGCTGGCGGCGCAGCGTCTTGCGCGCCGCTTCGCCGGCCGGGTTAGCGCCCTGGCCCTTGCCGCCTTCGGCGTGGGTGGTGACGTCGCGCCACAGGCGGCGCAGGAAGCGGGCCATGCCTTCGACGCCCGCTTCGTTCCATTCCAGCGACTGGTCGGGCGGCGCGGCGAACATCGAGAACAGGCGGACGGTGTCGGCGCCGTACTTGCCGATCATCGCCTGCGGGTCGACGCCGTTGTTCTTCGACTTGGCCATCTTTTCGATGCCGCCGATTTCCACCGGCTTGCCGTCGGCACGCAGCGTCGCACCGACGATGCGCGCGCGGTCATCGCGCTGCACGTCGACATCGGCGGGGTTGAACCAGGTGAACTGGCCGTCGGCTTCCTTGCGGAAGTACGTCTCGGCGATGACCATGCCCTGGCACAGCAGGTTGGTGGCCGGCTCGTCGCTGCCCACCAGGCCTTCGTCGCGCATCAGCTTGTGATAGAAGCGGAAATACAGCAGGTGCAGGATCGCGTGCTCGATGCCGCCGATGTACTGGTCCACCGGGGTCCAGTAATTGGCGCGCTCATCCACCTGCGCGTTGGCGCCGGGGCTGGTGTAGCGGGCGTAGTACCAGCTCGACTCCATGAAGGTATCGAACGTGTCGGTTTCGCGCTCGGCCGGGCCGCCGCAGTTCGGGCAGGTGGTCTTGCGCCACTCCGGGTCGGCCTTGATCGGCGACTGCACGCCGGAGAATTCCACGTCCTCGGGAAGCACCACGGGCAGCTGGTCTTCCGGCACAGGCACGGCGTCGCACTGCGGGCAGTAGATCACCGGGATCGGGCAACCCCAGTAACGCTGGCGGCTGACGCCCCAGTCGCGGATGCGCCAGTTGACCCGGCGCTCGCCGCGGCCGGCGGATTGGAGCCTTGCCGAAATGGCGTCGAATGCGGCGTCGAAATCGAGGCCGTCGAACTCGCCCGAATTCACCAGGTAGCCGTGCTCGGTGTAGGCACCTGATTCCTGGATGCCGGTTTCGAACGACTTCACCGTTTCCACCGCCGCCGAAGCCGTGTAGGCATCGGTGCTGCCGCCGTCCAGTGCGTGCTGGGTCGCATCGGTGCCCTCGCCCTTGCCGAGGTCACGCTGCAGCTCGGCCAGCGCATCGACGACACCGCGGTCGACCACCACCATCTTGATCGGCAACGAATACTTCTGGGCGAACTCCCAGTCACGCTGGTCATGGCCGGGCACGGCCATCACGGCGCCGGTGCCGTAGCCCATCAGGACGAAGTTGGCGACCCATACCGGCACCTTTTCGCCAGTGATCGGATGCACGGCGTCCACGCCGGTGTAGTAACCGCGCTTCTCCTGGGTTTCCAGTTCCGCCTCGGAGACGCCACCCGACTTGCAGCTTTCGATGAATTCGGCGAGACCGGCATTGGTCGCGGCCGCCTGCATCGCGATCGGATGTTCCGCCGCGACCGCCACGTAGGACACGCCAAGCAGCGTATCCGGGCGCGTGGTGAACACCTTCAGCGGCTCGGCCTGGCCGTCCACGCCAAAGGTGATCTCCAGGCCCTCGGAGCGGCCCAGCCAATTGCGCTGCATGGTCTTCACGGCGTCCGGCCAACCCGGCAGGGTGTCCAGGCCGTCAAGGAGTTCCTGCGCGTACGCGGTGATCTTCAGGAACCACTGCGGGATCTCGCGCTTTTCGACCACGGCGCCCGATCGCCAGCCCTTGCCGTCGATGACCTGCTCGTTGGCGAGCACCGTCTGGTCGACCGGATCCCAGTTGACGACACTGTTCTTGCGATAGACCAGGCCCTTTTTCATCAGCCGGGTGAACATCTGCTGTTCCCACTGGTAGTACTCGGGACGGCAGGTGGTGACTTCGCGGGTCCAGTCGTAGGCGAAGCCCATGCGCTTCAACTGCTCGCGCATGTGCTCGATGTTCTTGTACGTCCACTTCGCCGGCGCGGTGTTGTTCTTGATCGCGGCGTTTTCGGCGGGCAGGCCGAAGGCGTCCCAACCCATCGGCTGCAGGACGTTCTTGCCCTGCTGGCGCTGGAAGCGGCTGATCACGTCGCCGATGGTGTAATTGCGGACGTGGCCCATGTGCAGGGCGCCCGAGGGGTACGGCAGCATCGAGAGGCAGTAGTACTTGGGCTTGCCGGTGTCTTCGGTGACTTCGAAGGCACGGGTGTCGCTCCAGTAGCGCTGGGCTGCGGTTTCGACGGCGTCGGGGGCGTAACCGCCCTGCTCGCGCGTGGCC
This window harbors:
- the leuS gene encoding leucine--tRNA ligase, whose product is MQDSHDQATREQGGYAPDAVETAAQRYWSDTRAFEVTEDTGKPKYYCLSMLPYPSGALHMGHVRNYTIGDVISRFQRQQGKNVLQPMGWDAFGLPAENAAIKNNTAPAKWTYKNIEHMREQLKRMGFAYDWTREVTTCRPEYYQWEQQMFTRLMKKGLVYRKNSVVNWDPVDQTVLANEQVIDGKGWRSGAVVEKREIPQWFLKITAYAQELLDGLDTLPGWPDAVKTMQRNWLGRSEGLEITFGVDGQAEPLKVFTTRPDTLLGVSYVAVAAEHPIAMQAAATNAGLAEFIESCKSGGVSEAELETQEKRGYYTGVDAVHPITGEKVPVWVANFVLMGYGTGAVMAVPGHDQRDWEFAQKYSLPIKMVVVDRGVVDALAELQRDLGKGEGTDATQHALDGGSTDAYTASAAVETVKSFETGIQESGAYTEHGYLVNSGEFDGLDFDAAFDAISARLQSAGRGERRVNWRIRDWGVSRQRYWGCPIPVIYCPQCDAVPVPEDQLPVVLPEDVEFSGVQSPIKADPEWRKTTCPNCGGPAERETDTFDTFMESSWYYARYTSPGANAQVDERANYWTPVDQYIGGIEHAILHLLYFRFYHKLMRDEGLVGSDEPATNLLCQGMVIAETYFRKEADGQFTWFNPADVDVQRDDRARIVGATLRADGKPVEIGGIEKMAKSKNNGVDPQAMIGKYGADTVRLFSMFAAPPDQSLEWNEAGVEGMARFLRRLWRDVTTHAEGGKGQGANPAGEAARKTLRRQLHETIQKVTDDIGRRQSFNTAIAALMELLNALNKFDDASEEGVALRQEAFSAVVQLINPFTPHVSHALWQALGHAETVVEDAGWPAVDPGALVRDSLTYAVQVNGKLRATIELPANASKEDAEAQARALPVVAAQLEGLTVRKVIVVPGKIVNIVAG